A single genomic interval of Cygnus olor isolate bCygOlo1 chromosome 17, bCygOlo1.pri.v2, whole genome shotgun sequence harbors:
- the LOC121079887 gene encoding acyl-CoA dehydrogenase family member 11-like isoform X1, whose protein sequence is MFARCLPLWRSSATCKPWQLGLSLRHSWERCQAWSCRGFNTTAEQGQQVNMQQNQVLEDLEMPVARRETENLFQERPETGNQYLEDALLRSYLKAHLPPKVLEEVSQDLERFGNRLLTEVKPLGWECELNPPVFRQYDAWGQRVDHIITCSAWKRMKEISAEEGLIAEAYERRYSNWSRVHQAVKLYLFSTTSGGFNCPLAMTDGAAKVIESLGIPASLKNAFDHLTSRDPKKFWTSGQWMTERRGGSDVANGTETVARKQPDGTYRLYGFKWFTSAADSDVTLTLARIADAEGHVKQGSSGLSLFFLKVRDEDKKLNNIRVQRLKDKLGTRQMATAELWLDGAEAELISAEGRGVASISNMLNISRIHNIIGAVASMRRMISLSREYALKRVVFGKLLKDHPLHMQTIARLEVQTRGAFLLLMEIARLLGLAETNMASEQDQLLLRLLVPIAKLYTGKQASATVIEAMECFGGQGYMEDTGLPVIVRDTLVLSIWEGTTNILSLDVLRSLTKSQGRAIAVFFSTVQKKIELASSTAKLEPAVRQMRDAISRLTQFIQGAGAKEAVTMELAARDFSYSLARIYAGSGKDRNDQFQTGKGLGISPRVSWLHTLRGALLIEHASRSDASAADVSAARRWCNQELCPVATEFKNSSYDAEESVMDSSLVYGSPPSTSRL, encoded by the exons ATGTTTGCCCGTTGCTTGCCTTTGTGGAGATCCAGTGCTACCTGCAAGCCGTGGCAGTTGGGTCTCTCTCTGCGTCACAGCTGGGAGAGGTGCCAAGCTTGGAGCTGTAGAGGATTCAACacaacagcagagcaggggcaaCAGGTCAACATGCAGCAGAACCAAGTATTAGAAGATCTGGAAATGCCTGTTGCaagaagagaaactgagaaCCTCTTCCAAGAGCGGCCCGAGACTGGGAACCAATATCTGGAAGATGCTTTGCTTCGGAGTTACCTGAAGGCACACCTTCCTCCCAAG GTACTGGAGGAGGTGAGTCAGGACCTGGAGAGGTTTGGAAACCGTCTGCTAACCGAGGTCAAACCTCTGGGATGGGAATGCGAGTTGAATCCCCCTGTGTTTCGGCAGTACGATGCCTGGGGGCAGCGGGTGGATCACATCATCACCTGCTCGGCCTGGAAGAGGATGAAAGAGATTTCAGCAGAAGAGGGGCTGATTGCTGAGGCGTATGAGAGAAGATATTCCAACTGGAG CCGTGTGCACCAGGCTGTCAAACTGTACTTGTTTTCAACCACCTCTGGAGGTTTCAACTGTCCGCTGGCCATGACTGATGGAGCAGCCAAAGTCATTGAG TCACTAGGTATTCCTGCATccctgaaaaatgcttttgaccATCTGACATCCCGTGACCCCAAGAAGTTCTGGACCTCTGGCCAGTGGATGACCGAGCGCAGGGGAGGCTCTGACGTTG CTAATGGCACGGAAACAGTGGCCAGAAAGCAGCCAGATGGCACATATCGTCTGTATGGTTTTAAATGGTTTACATCAGCTGCTGATTCTGATGTGACATTAACCCTGGCCAGGATAGCAGATGCTGAAGGACATGTAAAACAG GGTTCCAGTGGCCTGTCGCTGTTCTTCCTGAAGGTTCGAGATGAAGACAAGAAGCTGAACAATATCCGAGTGCAAAGGCTGAAAGACAAGTTGGGCACACGGCAGATGGCAACAGCAGAGCTATGGCTGGATGGAGCTGAAGCAGAGCTG ATCTCTGCAGAAGGTCGTGGAGTGGCCTCCATCTCCAACATGCTGAACATATCTCGGATCCACAACATCATTGGTGCAGTAGCTTCCATGAGAAG GATGATCAGTCTGAGCAGGGAGTACGCCCTTAAGCGGGTTGTCTTTGGGAAGCTCCTCAAAGACCATCCCCTACACATGCAGACAATAGCCCGGCTGGAG GTGCAGACACGAGgggcttttcttctgctcatgGAGATCGCTCGGCTGCTTGGACTTGCAGAAACCAACATGGCGAGTGAGCAAGACCAGCTTCTCTTGAGACTGCTTGTACCCATCGCCAAACTATACACTGGGAAGCAG GCTTCTGCCACTGTTATTGAGGCAATGGAGTGTTTCGGAGGACAAGGTTACATGGAGGATACAGGCTTGCCGGTCATAGTTCGTGATACTCTG GTGCTGTCTATATGGGAGGGAACAACAAATATCCTGTCACTTGACGTCCTGAGATCCCTCACCAAGAGTCAAGGACGGGCGATAGCTGTGTTCTTCTCCACAGTGCAG aaaaaaattgagcTGGCTTCGAGCACTGCAAAACTGGAACCCGCTGTGAGGCAAATGCGGGATGCCATCAGCCGTCTCACCCAGTTCATTCAAGGAGCTGGTGCAAAGGAGGCAGTGACCATGGAGTTGGCTGCAAGAGACTTCTCTTACTCCCTAGCAAGGATCTATGCAGGTAGtgggaaagacagaaatgatCAATTTCAGACCGGGAAAGGGCTAGGAATCAGTCCTAGAGTGTCATGGCTTCACACACTCAGAG GAGCTCTTTTAATTGAACATGCATCTCGGTCTGACGCTTCCGCTGCAGATGTCTCCGCTGCTCGAAG GTGGTGCAACCAGGAACTGTGCCCTGTGGCCACAGAGTTCAAGAACAGCAGCTACGACGCTGAGGAATCGGTCATGGACAGCTCTCTGGTGTAcggcagcccccccagcaccagcaggctgTGA
- the LOC121079887 gene encoding acyl-CoA dehydrogenase family member 11-like isoform X3, with protein MKEISAEEGLIAEAYERRYSNWSRVHQAVKLYLFSTTSGGFNCPLAMTDGAAKVIESLGIPASLKNAFDHLTSRDPKKFWTSGQWMTERRGGSDVANGTETVARKQPDGTYRLYGFKWFTSAADSDVTLTLARIADAEGHVKQGSSGLSLFFLKVRDEDKKLNNIRVQRLKDKLGTRQMATAELWLDGAEAELISAEGRGVASISNMLNISRIHNIIGAVASMRRMISLSREYALKRVVFGKLLKDHPLHMQTIARLEVQTRGAFLLLMEIARLLGLAETNMASEQDQLLLRLLVPIAKLYTGKQASATVIEAMECFGGQGYMEDTGLPVIVRDTLVLSIWEGTTNILSLDVLRSLTKSQGRAIAVFFSTVQKKIELASSTAKLEPAVRQMRDAISRLTQFIQGAGAKEAVTMELAARDFSYSLARIYAGSGKDRNDQFQTGKGLGISPRVSWLHTLRGALLIEHASRSDASAADVSAARRWCNQELCPVATEFKNSSYDAEESVMDSSLVYGSPPSTSRL; from the exons ATGAAAGAGATTTCAGCAGAAGAGGGGCTGATTGCTGAGGCGTATGAGAGAAGATATTCCAACTGGAG CCGTGTGCACCAGGCTGTCAAACTGTACTTGTTTTCAACCACCTCTGGAGGTTTCAACTGTCCGCTGGCCATGACTGATGGAGCAGCCAAAGTCATTGAG TCACTAGGTATTCCTGCATccctgaaaaatgcttttgaccATCTGACATCCCGTGACCCCAAGAAGTTCTGGACCTCTGGCCAGTGGATGACCGAGCGCAGGGGAGGCTCTGACGTTG CTAATGGCACGGAAACAGTGGCCAGAAAGCAGCCAGATGGCACATATCGTCTGTATGGTTTTAAATGGTTTACATCAGCTGCTGATTCTGATGTGACATTAACCCTGGCCAGGATAGCAGATGCTGAAGGACATGTAAAACAG GGTTCCAGTGGCCTGTCGCTGTTCTTCCTGAAGGTTCGAGATGAAGACAAGAAGCTGAACAATATCCGAGTGCAAAGGCTGAAAGACAAGTTGGGCACACGGCAGATGGCAACAGCAGAGCTATGGCTGGATGGAGCTGAAGCAGAGCTG ATCTCTGCAGAAGGTCGTGGAGTGGCCTCCATCTCCAACATGCTGAACATATCTCGGATCCACAACATCATTGGTGCAGTAGCTTCCATGAGAAG GATGATCAGTCTGAGCAGGGAGTACGCCCTTAAGCGGGTTGTCTTTGGGAAGCTCCTCAAAGACCATCCCCTACACATGCAGACAATAGCCCGGCTGGAG GTGCAGACACGAGgggcttttcttctgctcatgGAGATCGCTCGGCTGCTTGGACTTGCAGAAACCAACATGGCGAGTGAGCAAGACCAGCTTCTCTTGAGACTGCTTGTACCCATCGCCAAACTATACACTGGGAAGCAG GCTTCTGCCACTGTTATTGAGGCAATGGAGTGTTTCGGAGGACAAGGTTACATGGAGGATACAGGCTTGCCGGTCATAGTTCGTGATACTCTG GTGCTGTCTATATGGGAGGGAACAACAAATATCCTGTCACTTGACGTCCTGAGATCCCTCACCAAGAGTCAAGGACGGGCGATAGCTGTGTTCTTCTCCACAGTGCAG aaaaaaattgagcTGGCTTCGAGCACTGCAAAACTGGAACCCGCTGTGAGGCAAATGCGGGATGCCATCAGCCGTCTCACCCAGTTCATTCAAGGAGCTGGTGCAAAGGAGGCAGTGACCATGGAGTTGGCTGCAAGAGACTTCTCTTACTCCCTAGCAAGGATCTATGCAGGTAGtgggaaagacagaaatgatCAATTTCAGACCGGGAAAGGGCTAGGAATCAGTCCTAGAGTGTCATGGCTTCACACACTCAGAG GAGCTCTTTTAATTGAACATGCATCTCGGTCTGACGCTTCCGCTGCAGATGTCTCCGCTGCTCGAAG GTGGTGCAACCAGGAACTGTGCCCTGTGGCCACAGAGTTCAAGAACAGCAGCTACGACGCTGAGGAATCGGTCATGGACAGCTCTCTGGTGTAcggcagcccccccagcaccagcaggctgTGA
- the LOC121079887 gene encoding acyl-CoA dehydrogenase family member 11-like isoform X2, whose translation MFARCLPLWRSSATCKPWQLGLSLRHSWERCQAWSCRGFNTTAEQGQQVNMQQNQVLEDLEMPVARRETENLFQERPETGNQYLEDALLRSYLKAHLPPKVLEEVSQDLERFGNRLLTEVKPLGWECELNPPVFRQYDAWGQRVDHIITCSAWKRMKEISAEEGLIAEAYERRYSNWSRVHQAVKLYLFSTTSGGFNCPLAMTDGAAKVIESLGIPASLKNAFDHLTSRDPKKFWTSGQWMTERRGGSDVANGTETVARKQPDGTYRLYGFKWFTSAADSDVTLTLARIADAEGHVKQGSSGLSLFFLKVRDEDKKLNNIRVQRLKDKLGTRQMATAELWLDGAEAELISAEGRGVASISNMLNISRIHNIIGAVASMRRMISLSREYALKRVVFGKLLKDHPLHMQTIARLEVQTRGAFLLLMEIARLLGLAETNMASEQDQLLLRLLVPIAKLYTGKQASATVIEAMECFGGQGYMEDTGLPVIVRDTLVLSIWEGTTNILSLDVLRSLTKSQGRAIAVFFSTVQKKIELASSTAKLEPAVRQMRDAISRLTQFIQGAGAKEAVTMELAARDFSYSLARIYAGALLIEHASRSDASAADVSAARRWCNQELCPVATEFKNSSYDAEESVMDSSLVYGSPPSTSRL comes from the exons ATGTTTGCCCGTTGCTTGCCTTTGTGGAGATCCAGTGCTACCTGCAAGCCGTGGCAGTTGGGTCTCTCTCTGCGTCACAGCTGGGAGAGGTGCCAAGCTTGGAGCTGTAGAGGATTCAACacaacagcagagcaggggcaaCAGGTCAACATGCAGCAGAACCAAGTATTAGAAGATCTGGAAATGCCTGTTGCaagaagagaaactgagaaCCTCTTCCAAGAGCGGCCCGAGACTGGGAACCAATATCTGGAAGATGCTTTGCTTCGGAGTTACCTGAAGGCACACCTTCCTCCCAAG GTACTGGAGGAGGTGAGTCAGGACCTGGAGAGGTTTGGAAACCGTCTGCTAACCGAGGTCAAACCTCTGGGATGGGAATGCGAGTTGAATCCCCCTGTGTTTCGGCAGTACGATGCCTGGGGGCAGCGGGTGGATCACATCATCACCTGCTCGGCCTGGAAGAGGATGAAAGAGATTTCAGCAGAAGAGGGGCTGATTGCTGAGGCGTATGAGAGAAGATATTCCAACTGGAG CCGTGTGCACCAGGCTGTCAAACTGTACTTGTTTTCAACCACCTCTGGAGGTTTCAACTGTCCGCTGGCCATGACTGATGGAGCAGCCAAAGTCATTGAG TCACTAGGTATTCCTGCATccctgaaaaatgcttttgaccATCTGACATCCCGTGACCCCAAGAAGTTCTGGACCTCTGGCCAGTGGATGACCGAGCGCAGGGGAGGCTCTGACGTTG CTAATGGCACGGAAACAGTGGCCAGAAAGCAGCCAGATGGCACATATCGTCTGTATGGTTTTAAATGGTTTACATCAGCTGCTGATTCTGATGTGACATTAACCCTGGCCAGGATAGCAGATGCTGAAGGACATGTAAAACAG GGTTCCAGTGGCCTGTCGCTGTTCTTCCTGAAGGTTCGAGATGAAGACAAGAAGCTGAACAATATCCGAGTGCAAAGGCTGAAAGACAAGTTGGGCACACGGCAGATGGCAACAGCAGAGCTATGGCTGGATGGAGCTGAAGCAGAGCTG ATCTCTGCAGAAGGTCGTGGAGTGGCCTCCATCTCCAACATGCTGAACATATCTCGGATCCACAACATCATTGGTGCAGTAGCTTCCATGAGAAG GATGATCAGTCTGAGCAGGGAGTACGCCCTTAAGCGGGTTGTCTTTGGGAAGCTCCTCAAAGACCATCCCCTACACATGCAGACAATAGCCCGGCTGGAG GTGCAGACACGAGgggcttttcttctgctcatgGAGATCGCTCGGCTGCTTGGACTTGCAGAAACCAACATGGCGAGTGAGCAAGACCAGCTTCTCTTGAGACTGCTTGTACCCATCGCCAAACTATACACTGGGAAGCAG GCTTCTGCCACTGTTATTGAGGCAATGGAGTGTTTCGGAGGACAAGGTTACATGGAGGATACAGGCTTGCCGGTCATAGTTCGTGATACTCTG GTGCTGTCTATATGGGAGGGAACAACAAATATCCTGTCACTTGACGTCCTGAGATCCCTCACCAAGAGTCAAGGACGGGCGATAGCTGTGTTCTTCTCCACAGTGCAG aaaaaaattgagcTGGCTTCGAGCACTGCAAAACTGGAACCCGCTGTGAGGCAAATGCGGGATGCCATCAGCCGTCTCACCCAGTTCATTCAAGGAGCTGGTGCAAAGGAGGCAGTGACCATGGAGTTGGCTGCAAGAGACTTCTCTTACTCCCTAGCAAGGATCTATGCAG GAGCTCTTTTAATTGAACATGCATCTCGGTCTGACGCTTCCGCTGCAGATGTCTCCGCTGCTCGAAG GTGGTGCAACCAGGAACTGTGCCCTGTGGCCACAGAGTTCAAGAACAGCAGCTACGACGCTGAGGAATCGGTCATGGACAGCTCTCTGGTGTAcggcagcccccccagcaccagcaggctgTGA